The Salvelinus sp. IW2-2015 linkage group LG8, ASM291031v2, whole genome shotgun sequence genome window below encodes:
- the hopx gene encoding homeodomain-only protein has translation MASNGMESMQLAEDQIKILEENFTRVSKHPDESTLMLIAAESGLTEEETAKWFRLRNAQWRQAEGLPAQLGSVKD, from the exons ATGGCTTCAAATGGAATGGAAAGTATGCAGTTAGCGGAGGACCAGATCAAAATTCTGGAGGAGAATTTCACCAGAGTCAGCAAGCATCCCGACGAGTCGACTCTCATGTTGATCGCAGCTGAAAGTGGACTAACCGAGGAAGAGACAGCG aAATGGTTTAGGCTACGCAACGCACAGTGGAGACAGGCCGAGGGCCTTCCAGCTCAACTGGGATCAGTGAAAGACTGA